gaatataaaaaattGTATTAAGCATTGAATGTTCTTCTAATAGTATTGCAAAATGTGAGAAAGTACCTAAAGACTTCTGATCACAATAGAAGGCTACACAGGCAAAGACTATTGTTAATACTGTTGCATGGTTTTGTATGTGTATTTATCTTGCAGTTACTGAAAGTGTAATGTATTCTTGTTAAGCTTTAATCCCAAAGCTCTTAGCGAATTTAAATGTATACACAACATTATCTTTATGGTAGCTCCAGCTTTTAGTTTGTCTTTCTGTATTTAAAAGACGTCTTATTTTGGAACCTAACTGAACTTTAATGTAGTTGTAGCTGAAGCCTCAACATCTGGCATTGTTTTTTCTTCCCAGTTAAAGCCATGGCTGGACCTGTCAGTCTGGAGTTGGATCCCATCTTTTTGAAAGGCCTCAGTTATCTACACTCCAAGAGTAAAGACTCAGCCGAGAAGCTTAAAGCTTTACTAGATGATTCCCTCTCCAGAGGAAGTGACTCATCCTACCGTTCATTACAAAAAGTAAGAAAATCACACGTTTATACTGACCCAGAGTCATCATTTTCTCATGGGTATGTTATTTATACAAAAGAATGTTCAATATTCTGTATAATAATTGTTTGTCCTCAGGATATAGAGGTTTCCAAGGTGTCTGCGTCAAAACTGAGCTTAAGTAAACAGGACTCCAAGTCGTCCTCCAGCTCCtcgtcctccagcagcagcagtagtagtagcaaaTCCAGCTCGGAAAAGAGCAAAAAAGAGGTGGAGAAGCGACCCGCTGAGAAGGTATGATAATTACTTATTATCTTTTTAATCAACGTTGTGCCTAAAAAAATCTTAAAGCATAACCATGACCATTTTGACATGATTTTGCACTCAACATGGAGCCAATTAAACTCTTGCATCTCATTAGATAAATCAGACCATTCAAAAATTGTTTAAAATCCAGACTTTTGCTTTTCTTCCCGGCCTGTTTCACCAtctataaagaacatttttgaaATAAGTAATTAAGTCAAGTGTAAAGTAAGGAAACTGTAAAAGTTAAGTCATAATAATTCACAATGAAAATGATTTGTAGccgttgtttttaaataaaagacaaagtagcagaaagaaaaacacttttctccgccaatgttttgttttaagtgCCTTTCAACCTACTGCATTGTTGCAGAGCTACACTCTGAGGCAAAATAAACGAGGTTCAATTATATTATTTAAGTATTGATTGCATGATGAGGGGTCCATTGTTTTCCTAAAAGTATTACACATACACAAGCATACGGTATTTCCATAGGGAAAACATAATAATGCAAAGGTGTCTACAATTTAACATTGTTGTGACTCGTGACCCGTCTTACTTACAAACAGGTCAGGGTTGAGTTGAGTGACGTGGACCCTCCCAAAAAGCCTCGCTTGGAGAAACAGGAGAATCGTGCTTCCCCAATTACAGTTCAGACAAGCAAAGATCTCCTGCCAAACATTAACGACTACGATGAGACCAACGCTGATGACTTTGCCATGGAGATGGGTCTGGCATGTGTGGTTTGCAGGTACACCTGAACTATCAACAGATCAACTAAATGTGCTTCAACAATCTGAATTTCTGTCTGATTATGATAACAAAGTTGAATATTAGCTCTACATTCAGTACCTTTCTTATGTTGACTCTGTTGTCGTATTTTTGATTTCCAAAGACAAATGACAGTGACTATGGGGAACCAACTGGTTGAGTGCCAGGAGTGCCATAATTTGTACCACCAGGACTGTCACAAGCCGCAGGTGACAGACAAAGAAGTAAATGATCCACGGCTGGTGTGGTATTGTGCCCGCTGCACGAGACAAATGAAACGCATGGTAAGCAAGAAAtccttttttttgcttgtcatcATTTATTACATTTCTTATCAGAGCAtaatgatgttatttttttgtatttccagCACTGGTACCATTTTTGTCTAAAATTAACTCTGTGTGTCTCGTAGGCCGCGAAACCTGCACAGAAGccatcccctgcctctgcaTCATCAGCTCCAGTTGTAAAAGACACGCTGGTGAAAAAGACAGAGCTGAAAACTAAGACGGACACAACCAGCACCTTCCAAGCCTTCAAAAGAGCAGAAGTAAAGGTATTTGTCCTTTGATCGCTGTAGGTTTTGAATGCACTAAACATGTGCACCTGGTTCACCCTATACTCATTCAAAAACTAAAATTCTTAGCAAGTAGGGACTCTGGAGTGAGGGACAAGCAGCAGCTGCCAATGTGAAACTGCTCAAAAAAGCAGTCTGCATTGATCCctatatgtaaatatattttgtttcagGATCAGACCACTGAAGTCTGCTGCTTAGCCAGTGTTCCAGTCCTCAACATCCACTAGGGGGTATTAGGTTTCAAACTTTTCagcatacattttaaagatcaCCCTAGAGTTATATTGACAGCAATCATTTGGTTACATCGATTCAGgtcagagtgtgagtgtgttttttttcagttgtctTAAAAGTGCTGCTCAGATAAGCAAGTTAAAGCTTCCTagcttacaaaaaaaaattggtgaTTGGCACATTTGGATAAAATATATGCACATAGATATTTGCTACATTGCACAGTAATATAAgtacacatttattttacccCTAGCACCAACAACACAAGAAAGACCAGAGCTAATAAAGCTTTAGTTAGTCTAAAAACACTTTCCAACTTCCTTTAACTGTCACTGtaaggcccaatctcaatgtccacactcaaacactcactgGCTTTGAGGCACATTCCCGCTAAGTCggtgagggcttagggctgtcccactgtcaatcttcaagtgtgtgagggatctctcatagacttttgagccctttatgccccctttccgtaaATGGACATTTTGCAGACTTAGAATAATGGAATTACCCacagttcatagcattgtgacgtggaacacaggattcccaggggaaggcTCTGAGCATGGAAGGGTAAATGAACACTGTATCATGAAATTAAAAACGGAGAGATGGTAAACAAGAAGCATGGAAGGTGCAACCAATGTTAGCATTACAGAATAATTTGCCAGTAACTATAAATATAGAATACAGCCTTAATCAGcctaaatctatttattttcacGTACGTGTATAGACAGCATAATTTACATATTTATAGTTgtatatgtattattttaacGTTGTAGTTAAGCAGTCTGCACGgcaagagcctggatcacatggcagtcagtcactgaagtgcaataaaaattcctaatgCCTCTAAGAAGAGCTACGTGACGTTGTGCAGGTTACGTGAGAAGTCGGGatgtgctgtcccattcccagttccacagttttgagcccttacagcctcctgccctcaatctcTGTCCAGGTGACCTCATTTAAGCCAAGAagggttcagggctcagggttcagggaggacattgagattgggcctaagaataaaaaaaaaactgatgctTTATTGGTTTAATTTATATCAAAACTATTGGTAAAGAAGCAAAGCAATGAAGACAGAGCTTTTGGTAGATGATACTCAAAAAGAATACGTGAAAGAATAAaaactgagtaaaaaaaaaaaggtgattatTTTCTGTGATTGATTCACATTTGAGTAACTCATTGGCTGCTGCTTTTGGCACCAGCTCATTTCCAGCTGCCCGGTCTTACTATattcactatttttttttttgatagttTATTCACAAACTTTTTGGCCATCTTACTTcatttgtaaatgtaaatacacATTATAAAGCAGAAATATCATCTTCTTTTAATTGTGGATGTACAACATATCTCTGTAATATGAAACCCAAGGTAGTAGAggacattaaattaaattactgTTACAGAGCCTGCACAGATAATAGGATATGCATCTAAAGTTGAGTTATTCTTCTTGCCTTGAAGTAGTGACTGGGCAAAATGTTTGCTGGTGTCTCTTAATGGTctgaattaaaagaaaatcccATCATCGGTGGTggtaactgtttattttttcaggcATCCGCAACGTCAGCCAACCCCAGCAGCAgcaactcctcctcctcagctagTGGGCTCACAGGCTGGGCTGCATTTGGTGCCAAGACGAACCCATCTCTCCCTGCCAGTTCCAAGTTAGGTTCCTCAGGCCCGAGTGGGAGTCACAAGACCTTGGCAGCTCCCTCTGCCCAGAAACCTGCTGGCCTGTCTGGGCTGGCAGGAGCCAAGTCCGGACTTGGAGGCGCAAAGATACCTGGGAGCGGAAACGGAAACGGCTCGAGCCAGGTGCCTCttaaacctcctcctcctctgactctcGGTAAGCAGCCGCTGAACCGCTCAGGGAGCGGGGAGAACCAAGGGAAAGGGTCGTCTTCGTCAGGGGGCGGCTCTCCCAGTGGCTCCCAAGCAGGGGCTGGGGGGAACGGAGGCAGCAACGCAGGAGGTAACGGGAACAATGGAATGGGTCAAAGGCTGCACCGGGGGATAAAGCACCAACATCCCAAGAGTCCCAGCTGAACGCCATGAAACGGTTACAACTCGTGAAGAAGAAAGCAGCACAGAAGAAACTGAAGAAATAAGCAGAAGTTGGAAGCAGGGAGGAATCTGAAAATAAATGCTGTGGAATCTGTGTCAGAGCAGTATGTTTGTATATGTAGTAACAACATTCAGTCAAATACTTGAATCTGTCTTTGTGTAAATGCTGCTGGACTCTGTGCCTCGCTCTGTCCTAACAAATCTAACCATTGAAAGAGTGACTGTCACTTTTTATCAACAAATGCCATTAAATCTCCTCTTCTTATAAACTGGCTGTAGTGGTGACTTTGTAGCAAGTTGTGATATTGAAAAAATATCCTTATTTTTTGCAGACAAACTGAGGGTAGATCTTGGATAAGGTTTATTTGTGACAATATATATGTAAATGACAGATTTCTTCATTTCACATTTACAATAAGACATTATACTTCATGTATTAATTATTTCATATgtaacatttcttcttctgtaaatCACTTCACGTATAAAATTAACTTCAATACATTACATACATTCATGAATACATCACTTCATTTTCGACATGAACAACACTGAAGTACAAAAGTGCTCAGCACAGTGCCCTGTTTTTTTACTACAAGTATTTCTCTTCATCACAGATAAATGAGTCTCATTGGTTTAGCCGTAATGTCTGAAGACAAAGCAGATACAACACTTTCGGTATGAGACAACTGACAACATTCCTTAGTGCAAGTTAGCAGAAATGTGATGCGCTGCAGTCAGGATAACTTCAATTACAGAGTTAGTGGGTTATGTTTGAAATTTCACAAAGTGCTTTTGTGAGTGTTCTTGGTTTGTTTGTCTGAATCTCCTATGATAAGATATTTATGCATAGGACATCCTGCCCAGGTAGTTGGCCGGGACGTATCCCTTCTGTCCATTAGCCTCGGCTAACCACCAATCCTTGTTGCCTCCCAGGTCAGAGAACTGGAGGATGCGGACATGCTGGTACTCTTGTAAGGTCAGCTCCTGGTCACAGCGTGCTTGAAATGCATAAACGGCGTAGAACTGTGGAGAGTGACAAAAATAGATGTTATCAAGGAAGCAATAATAATCCTGAAATACGGATAGGAATAGTATActtatttgttttgtgtgagGATGCAGACTGAGCAACATTACTGACTTTATCATCAACATTTAGTTAATGGCAAACTTCAACGTATACCATGTGTCATAATGTACCCTCCCATGAGTCCAGTAGGTGGCAGTGTTTATCAGCTTTCCAAATATACAGGAAGTCAACAATATCTTGATTTTCATTGGTTAAAATCTATTGTCCTAGCATTTTATATCTTAAGACACTttcatgttttgatgtggatcAGAGCTAAACTGGTGAGTCGTGATGACAAAAAGCAATGAGTGTTATTACTCCTACATCTAGTAATGTTATTGACTGAATTGAAGTGCAAAGCAAGCCATACTAAGACACTTTAAAGCTTTTAGGACTGGCTGCTGAGCTTCTGCTCATCAAGTCTATATGACTCCACACCTCAGTTTTACTGTCCTGCCATAGAAACCACCCTGTTTATTTGACACTGGGTTTCTCAAGTGATAAGGAACGTTTGTGGTAGGTAAGGTGCATGGATTgctatgtccatgttttgtcatttttgttttttaagactTCACTTATTGGTTCATTTTAAGTTGCTTTAAAGGGTTAATGGCATGTATTTAGAAAAACCTTCTTGACCTTTACTGTTCCAAAGCTGCCAACCAAGACTGGTTTACATTCTTCTCTGCTTTTCTCTTAATCCTAACAATGCAGCATATTTAAATTGCCCATCTGGTGCTATACAGCACATAAAgtccacaacacacacacacacctgctcaacATCCCCGTCCACTGACTCCTCCACTTCTCCAGGGCTCTCTGACTCCCCCTGTAAGCCCGAGTTGGTTGAGCTGCTGTCGGTGGTGTTGAGGTTGAAGCTGCgcaggctgctgctgccactgccCGACACAAACAGGCTGATGTCGTCAAAGTCCTCATCCACCATGACAggctgtggctgctgctgctgctgctgctggtcttTGACCATCTGGCCCGCCCGCATGGAGTCCCTTAGAGGGTTGTACTGCTTCAGGAATGTGGAGTAGACATAGCCCTGTTCACCTAAATGCGACAGAGGGACAGTCTGTGAGGATGCCTGACTGAATCAACTGTCAAGGGTTAGTTCTAATAAAGTGAACTTAAAAATTCTCACTTTTTAGTTGAGCCATCCAGATAACTTCAGTATGTATTAAGATGTGTATGTTGATGCCTATATCCAATTATAATAGATGTGAATGTCACACGGTTTGTGGttcaggggcatgtccagacttTTTAAATTAGGTGCCTCAACCGGAGCGATCAATGAACAGCATTTATTAACCATTTCTGTCTTTGCTAATCTACTTGCACTACTAACATTAAAGCATAATGCAGATCTTGTGTTCCTATGTatgattttttaactttaaaaagtagcaCAACAGAGTGGTGACATATAATTTTCTAATTCAAGgattaaaaaagaagatgcttgtccaaagtcacaatttATAGTAGTTAAAAAATTGCATGTGAACACCTGCCCACCCCAACTACATTTATTTGCAACATTTTGATACCAAAATGTTGAGTGAAGTATTTTTCTGCAATTTAAAGtatgagcaaaaaaaaagtgctatatttaaatgcaaagaagctACTAGTTGTTGTCTAGTTAGAATGCCACTAAatagaatgccactgtaatgtgtccggtgtgtttatatgtgttcggtgtgcatatatgtgtccagtgtgttcatatgtgttcagtgtgtgttctgtgtgttttatatgtgtccagtttgttcatatgtgtccggtgtgtatatatgtggcattgctgtgaggctgggtggatgtttattgtttattgtgttcatacatgtattcctgtacagacggtggcaacaaatctcctattaaggacaaataaagatctatctatctatctatctagttGTTGTAATACTGTTGCAGTACCAGGTAGCACCACAAGGTGGTGCCACctttctgttttggtttcatCATACAGACAACTTGATACTCTCTGAGACCCCAGTTAATGTTACATTCCTACCTAGAGAGGACTCTCATTTAGTGACGAGTTAGTGTAAGCTGTGTCTATTTTCTATTTCTCCTGTATGATTAATGAATATAGCGCTGTGGTGACCTGGCATTGTAAGGTCGACTGCTAAGTTCTGCAAAATGAACTGCAGCGAGGAGAACCCCACTCTGTCATCTTTAAGCTCTCTGATGCTACCTCGCTATCTTGGGTTGATTGCAAACTGCTAAGACCGCTAGCTTTCTCCACCTGCACCAGCCACAGTACAATATAGTttgggattttggggtggcctaTCAGATTTCAAATGGGGTTCATGCCACCCCTGCCCAGCCCTTTGAGCATGCCCCTGTTGTGCACCTTAAAACATTTGCAAAATACAGGAAAAAGTCAACACAGCTGCCATGAAGTATTTGTCGAAGAATTACTCCCATGAAAAGCTTAGTGAGGTAATTGGGAGGCCAAGAGTAACCAGAACATTGAGTTAGTCAAGTGCATTCAATGATAATTTAAGAACTATAATTGAAATTCCATTTGTACATCCTCTGAGGAGACACGTGTCAgttaaagacataaaacataGTGGACAACCATTTGATCAGAGtaaactgttcctttaaatgtcTAGTGTACTCACAAAGCAGCTTCATAAAAGTTAAAAAGCATTGTTTCTGTGATTTGAATGAGTTTTCATTACATGGGAGTGTGTGTCTTGCACTGTGGGGCTGCAACCATGAGCTAGAGCATTTCTTTTCACAATCTCAAATCAAGGGAGCGAACTGAGGAATGAGTAAATATGAGCCAAGCATATTCATAGTGTTGATATCAACTGCAGAATGAACAACAACTTCCTGGGAATGCTTGTAATCCCAGAGGAAAAGACAAGTCTGTGAAGAATGTACTTCACaccaagaaacacacacacttttttttttctagagcTCGTAAAAACAGAACTTGTTATTGCAGACTACAGAGAGGTGTGCAAGAATGCGGCGTCTCTACGTCCTTGTTTCCCAATACCCATAGGGAGAAGCTTTGTACTCTAAGTAACACCGCTAACAGCGTGCAGTGGTTTGTTCCAAACGAGACATCGAGATCTCAGGTGCCTCTACGAGATGTGGAGGGGAGATGGAGACAAGCTATGTTGGCCCTGTTGTGAGGCAACCATCTCAAGAGGCAGGCAAAGAGGTACCAGCAACCATGACATCACAGGAGCTCCTGGGACTGATTTTGTGTGCTGACTTGTCGGTGTCAGAAAGTAAAGTTTGGTGCGTCAACACAGTCTGAGCTGTCTAATAGATTCAGGTGTATTCACAGAGGAATGTGTACAAAAGGAGCACTTTACCTGCAGATGAGCTAATGTGATAACTTAATTCACCTTGTGTGTCTGACTAACACAATGCGTCATGCACACACTTGCCTCCTGTGTGAACCAGCCAGCGGCTGCTGCTGCCCAGTGGGTCTGTGTCCTCCAACAGGGCCACCAGCTCCCCCTCCAGCAGGCTGAGGTCCTGCTCCTGGCAGCCATTACACTTCCTCTTCAGCTGGTAAATGCGGCTCAGTGGGTGTTCAGCCAGCAGCCGGGCACGCTGCTCCTCGGTTTGATGCTGCACCTCTGGCACCTGCAAGACGGCACAGCACAAAGTATGTTGGTGGTATGTTTGAAGTGGGTCTGGTGTGTGGGTATGGAGTTATCTTTGCACAGGGGGAGTATGAGTTCAAGTGGATCTATTTACATGGCTGAGCACACTTATACATGTACAGGTGTTTGCACATGTGTACACctacacaggcacacacagataTGTAACCTTTAGGGAGTAGGTAACTGATGCAGCTTTGGGTTACTAGGTCTTGCAGTTAATCACAGCATGAAGCTGCTTTCTGTCTCTGCCTTTGATAAGATTCATAGCTGCTCATTGATGGCTTCAAATTAGTTCACCACTTTTTGAAAGACAGAGGAATATACAGGAATTTGTATTGATCTGCATTAACAACAACTGATCTGGTATCTGAATAGCACAGATTCCTGGCTATAATTTGCAATTTAGTCatgatcattttatttaatgtttttaagtttattgGCAGTAGAAGCTGTCCACTGATGTTAGCGCTCTATTTcgcaaattttaaaaaagtacacCCCTCCCAATGAAGTCCTGTACTGTAAACCTGTTACTGAACTGATAGATATGACCCCTATGTTCTAGATTATTTCCAAATTCTTACCGTTGTTTCCTTGTCACGTTGTCTCTCAAAGCTGACTTTTCGCTCCATTAGCTTCTGCACATTATCCTTGACAAAAGCCAGGTTGTTCAGCTCCTCCATGATGCTGTTCTGCACTTCAGCAATGTTTGACAAAGGAACCTGGAGAGGTAAAAATAGAGCCTTTTTAGTTTCAATATCAAAAAGACTATAAATAGCCTGTGTCTAACAATGTGTTTTATGTCTTGGATGCTCACTGGTAGCTGGTGTGCAGATGGGGCACCAGTAGTATTCTATCCATCAGCCCTCTGAGTAGTGCCACAAAGTACAACACACAGTTAGTGAGGATAGTATGGGCGGCCATGTTGAACCCTCTGCAACTCCTCCACCAGCAAGGCATTAAGAGCTTCATAGTCCCTCCTGGCGGGACCAGCCGGGTCCTCTGACACCGGTGAaggagagggatgagaggatgagaaagaagaggagcgTTCCAAGCGGCTGCAGTAATCCAGCAGTTTGTCATACGCTTCTGGATGAGCTTTTGTGGGGCTGTGAACATGCcctgcagggagaggaggggggcgaGGACCAGGCGCTCCATACGTCTTTCTGAGAGAAGGCATCAACAGAGGGCAGATGATGAATAGTAGATTTCCACTTAGCCACACAAGCACTTTTAACGATTATATTGGGTTTTAATAAGATGGTTTAAATCCTatcctatataaataaattacaattaCGTGTTATCTTTCCAATTTCTCGGTTGGAAGAAGAGTAGAAGTATaacttaaagttaaaaacaaaagaatcaaaacaacagagctgctgcagcttaATTTACATGCAAACAAATGAGAGTAATGATATAGTTGGGCTAAGAAAAGCCTTCAGCAAACACAACGGATTTTTGCTATTTTCTACTATCAAAGTGCAAAAGCATGTAATTGGCAGTACAAATACATTAAGTGGAAAGACGTCCATCTGTTGCTTACACTGTCCAGGTTTTGATTATAACAGGCAAATGCAAATTATTTCATGCAAATAATGTCTGTCCCATTTTTCTTTTATAGAGAACATGTGCATTTGTGTCCACACTTATTTTGTTAAGCTTGTGAAACAATTGCTGCTGTGAAAGATGCTATTCAAAGACTTGTTTTTCAAAGCTGTTTGGTCTTCGAAGCTGTTTCAGAGCGGGAAACAGTGGATCCATGGAGAAAGGAGAGTAGGAAAGGGTAGCAGTGTTGAAGGACTTAGCAGGAAGGTTAAAGGCACAGAAGAAGAGGATTAATATAATGGACAGAGGGCAAGAAAGTTCCAGTAAAGTGATGGGTGACTCATGTTTGGAGGGTGAATATGAGGTCATGCAGGAACAATACCGCAAAGCAAGGACACGCACAAATGCAGAAGAATTATGGAAGAGGTAGAAGCTGCTCTCTAAAACAAGTCATAGGTAAGTCATGACATCAGGGAAGTAAAAAACAGCAATTCTTACACAGTGCTTATAAGGGTCATTTCCATTGTTGTGTGTTGAGCCGTTAGTGCCATTTTTGTTTGGATCTTTGATGATATTCTCCATGTCTTGCACATTCTGAGCAGCGAAAGGCACCATCTCctgagaaaggaaagaagaaaaagtctcATTAAATATTTCAAACCCTGAAAACACATACAGTCTTATTTTAGAATAAAGAAGTAATATGTACGTACCTGAATCTGTTGCAggtaacattgaacattttgacCAGCTGCCGGACTGCTTTCTCCAGACTCCTGAAGAGCTTCTCTTCTCTATCAAAAACTTCATCTCTCACCTACAGAAAGAGGAGTTTGCTTATTCTGCAGAAATGAAAGCTAAGTGCCAGTTATGCCTTTCCTTTAATTTTTGTTTCTCTACTTTCAAAACCACAAAGATCTGCATATCAACAGTTCTACATTTGGACAACATACGACCTAAGTCTTTTTTCCTTGTATTTTCTATAATTACTTCATTGATTTACCTGTGGTTCAACTCCTGGAGGATCTTGAGATACCCAGCAAACCTGTCGCCCTTTTTCCGGATGGAATGGATGTTGAACTTGTGTAGTTTTGCCCCTCAGAAAGCCTTCATCCTCCACTCGCTTGTTACTTCATAACTAAGagtaaaaaacaagtaaaagagtAAGAATGTGGAACCAAATGGGGAGAGTTACCCTTGAATCATTGTGACATAGGCAGCACAGAGTATAACCCACAAGCAACCTGCTCTGTTCTCATTGATCTGTCTGCATTGGCAGCAGGACGGCGTTATGACAAAGCATTAATGCCCCTGGAAAAATGCTGCATCTCCTCGAAGGGACATGGGTGTTTAAGTGGGGGTTAAAGTGAGACTGACTATGGAggatacatacaaacaaacatagttTAACTAACTATTCAATCTTACTGTAATAGTCTACATGTTCTTGTACATATGCTGATGTGCAAAATATTAGTTGATCGTAAAAATAAGCATCTAACTTAAAGTTATGCAGTACAGCAATAAATACTAATCCAAACACTCCCCTCAAGGTAGAGCAGGACCATAGCTCAGTGGACTCGATGCCGTCCCTTGTGTCAATTGTGTCAAATTATTGTAACATGCTGCTTCGATTTCAGCCTGTGGTAGCACATCTGTCACTTTATCCATTAACTTATTGAGTTAAGAGCTAAAGTTCTCTGTCGTTCTCTTATTGGACGCTGGGTCAGGATTTTGACCTTCTAGAATTCActggaaagtaaaaaaaaaaaaaactgacaagtAAGCATTTTACAACTGTAGTTTGACTTCTCtatgaatataaatgtcttgactgacaggctgcaCGTTAGTAGGGTGTGAAGCACTGCTGCCTCGCAGCTAAAGGCTTCAGGGTTCAAATCCAAGTCAGGGCCTTCCTGTGTGGAGATAGATTGTTCTAGCTTTCTCTCAGTGGACTGTGATTGttaaacaaccacaacaaacagaaaagcaCATCATTCAGGAGTAGCAAGCACAGACAAGATAGTGTAAAGGTTAGCACAGCTCCCTGAGAGCAAGAAGGGGTAAAGGTTTGAATCAAAGCCTGGGCCTTTCAGTGTTGAGCAAGAGTTTTGTCTTTCCTTCTCCCACTGGACGGTGACACATGAATTTGAACTATCAGACTGAACTGGAGGGTTGAATAACCCTAACACGTGGGGAGTACAAGGGAGCATGTGAGTATTGTGATTAGCACTGCTGCTTCACAGAAAGAGGTCCAGGTTGAAATCCAGGCTGGGGCCTTTCTGTGTCAAGCTAAGCTTATGCTTTAGAATACAGGAATTAAATATATCCCTCCAAAAGTAGAACTTCTTGAAGCACAGTGGTGTGATGGATAGACGTGGTGTGTCAGGGCTGTTGGTTTGAAAGTGACTCTACCATAAAGGTGTTGCTGTGTAAAGAAGTTGCCGGAGTGTGGGCGaagaataataaaagtaatgcAATGAATGGATTCTCTCCATCCCTGAGAGGGTAGGGAGGATGGTAATATGTTGTACTTGTAAGCTTTGTCTTGTCAGAGTTGATGGTAATGGCAATGCATATCTGAATGCCAAAATCACTGGTCATTCCAAACTGTCCACACATAGTATTGAAACTTGGACTCCTGTGGTCAGTTGAATTGGCCAAAGccagatgaataaaaacagtttatgtCAAAGTGTTATTTAGATGTAGGTCCCAAACGTATTATGTTTCAGTTCTACCAGTGAGTCAGTATCTAAAAGCCTTAGCAAATACGGTCATTTTATTTACcctattcattcattaattttgCATCTAATTGCTTTCTCCTTTGCAAACTCCGAACCACTCTTTAC
The Notolabrus celidotus isolate fNotCel1 chromosome 7, fNotCel1.pri, whole genome shotgun sequence DNA segment above includes these coding regions:
- the ints12 gene encoding LOW QUALITY PROTEIN: integrator complex subunit 12 (The sequence of the model RefSeq protein was modified relative to this genomic sequence to represent the inferred CDS: inserted 1 base in 1 codon), producing MAGPVSLELDPIFLKGLSYLHSKSKDSAEKLKALLDDSLSRGSDSSYRSLQKDIEVSKVSASKLSLSKQDSKSSSSSSSSSSSSSSSKSSSEKSKKEVEKRPAEKVRVELSDVDPPKKPRLEKQENRASPITVQTSKDLLPNINDYDETNADDFAMEMGLACVVCRQMTVTMGNQLVECQECHNLYHQDCHKPQVTDKEVNDPRLVWYCARCTRQMKRMAAKPAQKPSPASASSAPVVKDTLVKKTELKTKTDTTSTFQAFKRAEVKASATSANPSSSNSSSSASGLTGWAAFGAKTNPSLPASSKLGSSGPSGSHKTLAAPSAQKPAGLSGLAGAKSGLGGAKIPGSGNGNGSSQVPLKPPPPLTLGKQPLNRSGSGENQGKGSSSSGGGSPSGSQAGAGGNGGSNAGGNGNNXNGSKAAPGDKAPTSQESQLNAMKRLQLVKKKAAQKKLKK
- the arhgef38 gene encoding LOW QUALITY PROTEIN: rho guanine nucleotide exchange factor 38 (The sequence of the model RefSeq protein was modified relative to this genomic sequence to represent the inferred CDS: inserted 5 bases in 5 codons; deleted 4 bases in 3 codons; substituted 2 bases at 2 genomic stop codons) — its product is MDPNEACGSEKEKEKEKEKVIKRRNRPVFLRYLERRRTDTIVADEMAKGDINLGTLVRRSQSDKTEYSAKLKEKMTAHDLSTPPSPALDPEEVRLRKMNRREKVIQELVQTEKDYLLDLELCIREVVQPLRNVQAVDVDRMFTNMETVCEVSASLLHRLHEAMADPDPEAVVIGDVFIQAKAALEDVYKIYCYHHDDANSSLKSYEKEEEIKQHFTTCVLALKKIYDQEGKPNLLDMGSLIIXPVQRIMKYPLLLRELWQATPENHPTIQPLQEAFTAAKIINVNINEFKRRKIXLXSNKRVEDEGFLRGKLHKFNIHSIRKKGDRFAGYLKILXGVEPQVRDEVFDREEKLFRSLEKAVRQLVXNVQCYLQQIQEMVPFAAQNVQDMENIIKDPNKNGTNGSTHNNGNDPYKHCLYFYSSSNREIGKITQRRMERLVLAPLLSLQGMFTAPQKLIQKXYDKLLDYCSRLERSSSFSSSHPSPSPVSEDPAGPARRDYEALNALLVEELQRFNMAAHTILTNCVLYFVALLRGLMDRILLXAPSAHQLPVPLSNIAEVQNSIMEELNNLAFVKDNVQKLMERKVSFERQRDKETTVPEVQHQTEEQRARLLAEHPLSRIYQLKRKCNGCQEQDLSLLEGELVALLEDTDPLGSSSRWLVHTGGEQGYVYSTFLKQYNPLRDSMRAGQMVKDQQQQQQQPQPVMVDEDFDDISLFVSGSGSSSLRSFNLNTTDSSSTNSGLQGESESPGEVEESVDGDVEQFYAVYAFQARCDQELTLQEYQHVRILQFSDLGGNKDWWLAEANGQKGYVPANYLGRMSYA